The DNA sequence AAGATCAACAAAGAGAAATTTGCAGAATCCTTTGGAAGGCAGATCAAGACAATGTTCGGACTGGAATTCAAAATTGCAGAAAGACTCGGGTATATAAGGGAGAACTGTGAAAGCTATGAGCTAACCGGCAAAGGAGCAACTCTGTTCCATTCCATTGAGCAGGCTTATACCCGGGCTTATATTGATAAAATGTGGAATATATCAAAGCAGCAGGCATTCCCTGAGCAAATAATTCTTAAATAGGGCAAAAATCCATTTATCAATTTATACTATCATCACATATAATTAATAGAATTATGAGATTTTGCACCCGGCACTTTTATACCTGATAGAGATCAATCGGTAAGATAGTTACCCCTGATCGTTGATAACTGCTCATTTTTTAGGTGGAGATTGTCGTGAGGATTTATATGAACCAGTACTTCACTTACATGATCGGAATTGTGCTGTAGGGTTTCCTTTATCATATCGGCTATATCATGGCCTTCCTGAACTGTTTTTGTTGCATCAACCTGAACTGCAATATCAATCTGGACTTCAGGGCCAACAACTCTGCCCCTGACCCATGAGATATCTATAACACCGGGTACTCTGTGTGCCAGAGATTTGACATGCTCTATAGTCTCCTCACTAAGTGAAGCATCCATCAGGTTGCCTACCGCCTTGATCAAAATCATTACTGCTATTTTTATAATTAATATTGCAACAACTGTTCCTGCTAAAGGATCCAGAAAGCGCAGCCAGGCTATTCCATAATAAGCGCCGGCCATGCTGCCGGCAATACCAATCAAAACTCCTATAGATGAGTAGGCATCGGAACGATGATCCCAGGCGTTTGCAATCATGGCTTCGCTGTTCAGTTCACTTCCGGTTCGGTAAGTAATTCTGAACATAACCTCTTTCACAATGATAGAGCCTACTGCTGCTGCCAAAGCAATCAGGGAAGGTGTAGGAATCTGATTTTCCAGAACGGAGATTATAATATCCCTACCTATTAAAGCGGCAGCTGCCAGCAAGGTTAGCCCTACAAATATTGCCGCCAGCGGTTCAACCTTCCCATGGCCATAAGGGTGGCATTCGTCTGCCGGTTTACGTGATATCTTCAGGCTGATATAGACAACTAATGTTGCGAATGTATCTGACCCTGAGTGGAATGCATCAGCAATCATAGCTTTGCTGCTGCCAAAATATCCAGCTAACCCTTTAAGCAAGCTTAATGCCAGATTTCCCAGCAGACAGAAAAATGTTATTGTTTCCCCTCTGTGATACAAATGTTTTTTCAAGAAAACTCACTCCAATAATCAATATAACAAAACCTGTAAGACTTATTATGATAAGTCCCACAGGTTCATTTGACCTGCTGCCTGAACGGCCCGACTGCAGCGAAAATTTTCGCCCGCCTGATCTGCCTCCGGTATGGCTTTTCCATATTATAGATGATTATAGATACATACGTCAACTGTCATAACAATTAAAAACTAATATGTTAAATTGAACTTAATTCACCCCTTATTTGTCATAGTTACAGAAACAAAAAACAATAAATTTAATAATAAAGGGGGTTTACAATATGATTAAGAAACTTTTGGTGGTCATGATTCTTGCCCTAGCCTTATTATTCATCACCGCTTGTGGAGTACCGACAGAGTCGGGAGAAGAGCCCGGTGAAGTGACTCTTCCGGATGAGCTTCCCGCAGAAGTCCAGGCATGGATCGATTCGCGAATAGAACAATTTGGGGCTCAGACTTTCAGACATGAAGGGATTCTTTACCTGCTTGTCACCTATGGTGAAAAACCGACCGGAGGATTTGAGGTAGAAATTACCGATATCAGTGAAGAAGAAGATAAGCTGGTCGTAACTGCTAACTTTGTCGAGCCAGGAGAAGAAGACGTAGTCATTCAGGCACTCACCTACCCTTATGATCTGGCAATGTTAGAAGACCCCGGACTTCCCGTAGAATTTATCGCCACCGGGGCCGAATCGGAAGTCCCTGTAATCGACTAAACCACCCATAATCACCGCACAAGGGGACGGTTCTTCTGTGCGGTCTCGCTAAGTCTAACCGCACAGAAGAACCGTCCCCTTGTGCGGTTTTACTGCATCTCTTCCCGGATTGTTGACTGGATGTTTACTGCAAAAAGATATATTCTTATACATAAGAGCAGGAGGCGGATTCGATGCCAAAAGTTTTTGAAGAAAGTGTTCTGGCCGGGCTAACCCTCTCGAGTAGGATCATCAGGTCGGCCACCCACGAGGGTATGGCCGGTGAAAGTGGGCGCCCAATTCCACAACTTTCTGATCTATATTTACGGCTTGCCCGCGGTGGAGTTGGGGCAATCATCACCGGTTATGCAGCGGTTCAGGAAAATGGCCGCACCTTAAATAACATGCTGATGATGGATAAAGATGAATTAGTCGATGATTATCGGAAATTATTAAAACCAGTAAACGATTATGGCACACCGGTAATTATGCAGCTTGCCCATGGTGGAGGGCAAATTGATCCGGATCTGGTAAAAGTTGAAGCAGTAGCTCCTTCAAAGATGAAATATCCATTGAACGAGGTTGTTGCCCGGGCTTTAAGCGAAGCAGAGATAGAAGAAATTATAAAAAACTTTGTTCAAGC is a window from the Bacillota bacterium genome containing:
- a CDS encoding cation diffusion facilitator family transporter, with the protein product MKKHLYHRGETITFFCLLGNLALSLLKGLAGYFGSSKAMIADAFHSGSDTFATLVVYISLKISRKPADECHPYGHGKVEPLAAIFVGLTLLAAAALIGRDIIISVLENQIPTPSLIALAAAVGSIIVKEVMFRITYRTGSELNSEAMIANAWDHRSDAYSSIGVLIGIAGSMAGAYYGIAWLRFLDPLAGTVVAILIIKIAVMILIKAVGNLMDASLSEETIEHVKSLAHRVPGVIDISWVRGRVVGPEVQIDIAVQVDATKTVQEGHDIADMIKETLQHNSDHVSEVLVHINPHDNLHLKNEQLSTIRGNYLTD
- a CDS encoding protease complex subunit PrcB family protein gives rise to the protein MIKKLLVVMILALALLFITACGVPTESGEEPGEVTLPDELPAEVQAWIDSRIEQFGAQTFRHEGILYLLVTYGEKPTGGFEVEITDISEEEDKLVVTANFVEPGEEDVVIQALTYPYDLAMLEDPGLPVEFIATGAESEVPVID